The following proteins are co-located in the Pedobacter frigiditerrae genome:
- a CDS encoding ABC transporter permease produces MFKLNLKIALRNLWKNKGFSLINIGGLAIGLASCMVLLIYVAYEWGYDKQFANSDKTYVVYQNVVANGKTFSWAWTPNVMAAEVQEKIPGVKYASHSTYPRPNLITVGDKRISSKVVFTDPNFLKILDYKFIKGNPAQVLKDVNTIILTKSFAQKLFGNEDPINKTVKLENQDVLKVEAVIEDAPANSSINFECIMPWALFVKREYWVKESNWGNNMCLTLVQLKDNKFFEAANSSMNGIYKRNQKDNLAVALLHPLTKWHLYADFENGKSIGGKIDQLKIFLLLAFCILLIACVNFMNLSTARSDGRAKEVGVRKAIGSSRKSLISQFLLESVLLTFISTALAFILVEVSLPYFNNLLSIKLIIDYKNIGFWVALLSLMTFTGFIAGSYPALYLSSFEPIKVLKGFKIKTDSSVSVRKVLVVGQFVFAACLIVCTAVIYQQLNYVKNKPIGYDQSNLVQISVEGKLHEGSKRDLLKEQLLKSGAVTNVSSFSSDVTEGGNNTTNIEWEGKNPNEVISFNHRAINYDFIETIGTKLISGREFSPKFKNDTNNVMLNEAAVKMMGLKKPLGAVITFWGTKLTNIGVVKDFVVENAYQKVAPMIFYLDTDNNATVILARLNPNQNISSSLEKIDELVKEIESNYPVNRKFVNESFEVKFQDEKLLGTLSNWFGGFAIFISCLGLLGLALFMAEQRKKEISIRKVLGASTGNILTLLNKDFIKLVAIANVIAFPLAYVVINKWLSTFDYRVSISFLPFALAIVISVLIAVLTVSIQSIKVAKANPIDALKYE; encoded by the coding sequence ATGTTTAAATTAAACTTAAAAATCGCATTGCGAAACCTTTGGAAAAACAAAGGCTTCTCGCTTATAAATATTGGTGGCTTAGCTATTGGATTAGCTAGTTGTATGGTATTGCTTATCTATGTTGCTTACGAGTGGGGCTATGATAAACAATTTGCTAATAGTGATAAAACCTATGTGGTTTACCAAAATGTTGTTGCAAATGGAAAAACTTTTAGCTGGGCTTGGACACCTAATGTAATGGCTGCCGAAGTACAAGAAAAAATTCCTGGTGTAAAATATGCATCACATTCTACTTATCCGAGGCCAAATCTAATTACTGTTGGTGATAAAAGAATAAGCAGTAAAGTTGTCTTTACAGATCCAAACTTTCTCAAAATACTAGATTATAAATTTATTAAAGGTAATCCAGCTCAAGTTTTAAAAGACGTAAATACAATTATCCTTACCAAATCTTTTGCACAAAAATTATTTGGTAACGAAGACCCTATTAATAAAACAGTAAAACTTGAAAATCAAGATGTTTTAAAAGTTGAAGCAGTTATTGAGGATGCTCCAGCTAATAGCAGCATAAATTTTGAATGTATCATGCCTTGGGCATTGTTTGTAAAACGAGAATATTGGGTTAAAGAGAGTAATTGGGGTAATAATATGTGTTTAACTCTTGTTCAGTTAAAGGATAATAAGTTCTTTGAAGCTGCAAATTCTTCAATGAATGGGATTTACAAACGCAATCAAAAGGATAATCTAGCAGTTGCTTTATTACACCCGCTAACCAAATGGCATTTATACGCTGATTTTGAAAATGGTAAATCTATAGGGGGAAAGATTGACCAGCTTAAAATATTCCTACTGCTAGCTTTTTGTATATTGTTAATCGCTTGCGTAAACTTTATGAATCTATCAACCGCACGTTCTGATGGCAGAGCAAAAGAAGTTGGTGTACGCAAGGCTATCGGTTCTAGTCGTAAATCATTAATCAGTCAATTTTTGCTAGAATCTGTTCTTTTAACTTTTATTTCTACGGCTTTAGCATTTATTCTAGTCGAAGTTAGCCTGCCATATTTTAACAATTTATTAAGTATTAAGTTGATAATTGATTACAAAAATATTGGTTTTTGGGTGGCACTTTTATCTTTGATGACTTTTACTGGTTTTATTGCAGGAAGTTATCCAGCATTATATTTGTCTTCTTTTGAGCCGATTAAAGTGTTAAAAGGTTTTAAAATTAAAACAGATTCATCCGTTTCGGTAAGGAAAGTATTAGTAGTAGGTCAATTTGTTTTCGCTGCGTGTTTAATTGTTTGTACGGCAGTAATTTATCAACAACTTAATTACGTTAAAAATAAGCCAATTGGCTATGATCAATCAAACCTGGTTCAAATATCAGTAGAAGGTAAACTACATGAAGGTAGTAAACGTGATTTGCTTAAAGAACAACTTTTAAAATCTGGCGCTGTAACCAATGTTTCTTCCTTTAGTTCAGATGTTACCGAAGGTGGAAATAATACAACTAATATTGAGTGGGAAGGAAAAAATCCAAATGAAGTTATCTCATTTAACCATAGAGCAATAAATTATGATTTTATAGAAACCATTGGTACTAAGCTAATCAGCGGTAGGGAATTTTCTCCAAAATTTAAAAATGATACAAACAACGTGATGCTTAATGAGGCAGCCGTGAAAATGATGGGATTAAAAAAACCGTTGGGCGCTGTGATTACCTTCTGGGGTACTAAGCTTACCAATATTGGGGTAGTAAAAGATTTTGTGGTAGAAAATGCCTATCAAAAAGTAGCGCCAATGATTTTTTATTTAGATACCGATAATAATGCTACAGTTATCCTAGCACGTTTAAATCCTAATCAAAATATCAGTTCATCATTAGAGAAAATAGACGAATTGGTTAAGGAAATAGAATCTAATTACCCTGTCAATAGAAAATTTGTAAACGAATCTTTTGAAGTGAAGTTTCAGGATGAAAAGTTATTAGGGACACTTTCTAATTGGTTCGGTGGTTTTGCCATCTTTATTTCTTGCCTAGGTTTATTAGGCTTAGCCTTATTTATGGCAGAGCAACGTAAAAAGGAAATCAGTATTCGTAAAGTTTTGGGAGCCAGTACTGGAAACATACTTACGTTGCTAAATAAAGATTTTATAAAATTGGTCGCTATAGCAAATGTAATTGCTTTTCCATTGGCTTATGTTGTCATTAATAAATGGCTTTCTACTTTTGATTATCGTGTGTCCATTTCATTTCTACCTTTTGCATTGGCTATCGTTATCTCAGTTTTAATAGCTGTGCTAACCGTAAGCATACAATCAATAAAAGTTGCAAAGGCAAACCCTATAGATGCCTTGAAATACGAATAG
- a CDS encoding ABC transporter permease, which translates to MFKLNLKIALRNLWKNKGITAINVGGLAVALAAFILVTLYANYETSFDKKNPNYDQIYLVGISYPEFKTNYVAAPLAKVIKQNFPEVEAVGLIKESSFELTIKNGKNTLFTRKILAVDYSAAKILNIQPNGGLVKPNGDVERLTYLSNESIKTLFPSKKDDKPEMVGFGASNSGITGTIAGSIKSNLHSNFVFDGVSIANELGNGDNYDMNDYTICLQLKPRTDVVSLEQSIANLYKAELLKSKKIDEVKGISAFLDPLSNLHLRPKAGNDTPYKILIALSVLGVLILVIACINFTNLSIAQATKRAKEVGVKKVMGAFRLQLTTQFLVEIFIQSFAAIILALILAELVLPSFNNLFQVQLAIWDLENKLFWQLPLILCIITLIAGIYPAVVLSGFKPALVLKGNFSTSKQSYWLRNGLLVFQFSMAVVFIISLVTINSQLKYMQSQDLGFKASQVVYIKNLTLFNIPAKMGSVNFEPLREKMLKIPGIQLATVATYIPGGTNGINSYSANGIKTNIDFVNVEFDYFETLNVKLKEGRFFSNKFKADTVNSAVINETAAAKYGLKNPIGQTITGSGVPYKIVGVIKDFKSQGFENEVQPTIYTINDPHGDYKTQIMVKIEQNRMAEALAALKSQWPKINPQDGEDFRYEFLDELYGKLFKKQEQLQSVFFAAAILTILIAMLGLFAFAKYITSIRIKEIAVRKILGANDLQIFKLINISFFVMVMIANLISWPLAYILTQKWLETFAYRIEMPVLPFVFSAIITISLTIITVSIQARNAVKANPVDALKYE; encoded by the coding sequence ATGTTTAAACTCAACTTAAAAATCGCATTGCGAAATCTTTGGAAAAACAAAGGGATAACTGCTATTAATGTCGGTGGGTTGGCTGTTGCATTGGCAGCATTTATATTAGTTACGCTATATGCCAATTACGAAACAAGTTTTGATAAGAAAAATCCGAATTATGATCAGATTTATTTAGTTGGAATAAGTTATCCAGAATTTAAAACCAATTACGTAGCTGCTCCACTTGCAAAAGTTATCAAACAAAATTTTCCTGAAGTTGAGGCTGTTGGTCTTATAAAAGAAAGTTCTTTTGAGTTGACAATTAAAAATGGAAAAAATACTCTTTTCACTAGAAAAATTCTAGCTGTTGATTATAGTGCTGCAAAAATACTCAACATACAACCAAACGGTGGTTTAGTAAAACCGAATGGCGATGTAGAGCGACTTACTTATTTAAGTAATGAAAGCATAAAAACACTTTTTCCAAGTAAAAAAGATGATAAACCTGAAATGGTTGGGTTTGGAGCTAGTAATTCGGGAATAACTGGAACAATAGCTGGTTCGATAAAATCCAATTTGCACTCTAACTTTGTTTTCGATGGTGTTTCCATAGCCAATGAACTAGGTAATGGAGATAATTATGACATGAACGATTATACCATTTGTTTACAGCTGAAACCTAGAACTGATGTAGTGAGTTTGGAGCAAAGTATTGCTAACCTATACAAAGCTGAATTACTAAAAAGTAAAAAAATTGATGAGGTTAAAGGCATTTCGGCATTTTTAGATCCATTATCTAATTTGCATTTAAGACCAAAAGCAGGTAACGATACGCCCTATAAAATACTAATTGCACTTTCAGTATTAGGGGTGTTAATCTTGGTAATAGCCTGTATTAATTTTACTAATCTAAGTATTGCACAAGCTACTAAACGTGCTAAAGAAGTAGGTGTTAAAAAGGTAATGGGCGCTTTCCGTTTGCAATTAACCACACAGTTTCTGGTAGAGATTTTTATACAAAGTTTTGCAGCTATTATTTTGGCTTTAATTTTAGCAGAATTAGTCTTGCCGAGTTTCAATAACCTATTTCAAGTCCAATTGGCTATTTGGGATTTGGAAAACAAATTGTTCTGGCAGTTGCCACTTATTTTATGCATAATTACACTGATTGCTGGCATTTATCCTGCGGTTGTTTTATCAGGCTTTAAACCGGCATTGGTTTTAAAAGGAAATTTTTCTACAAGTAAACAGAGTTATTGGCTGCGTAATGGATTACTAGTTTTTCAATTTAGTATGGCTGTAGTCTTTATCATTAGCTTAGTTACTATAAATTCGCAATTAAAGTATATGCAAAGCCAAGATCTAGGTTTTAAGGCAAGTCAAGTAGTTTATATTAAAAATCTAACACTTTTCAATATCCCTGCGAAAATGGGATCAGTAAATTTTGAACCACTTAGAGAGAAAATGTTGAAAATTCCAGGTATTCAATTAGCAACCGTGGCAACCTATATACCAGGGGGCACAAATGGGATAAATAGTTATTCGGCAAATGGCATAAAGACCAATATTGATTTTGTAAATGTCGAATTTGATTACTTCGAGACTCTTAATGTCAAATTAAAGGAAGGTCGCTTCTTTTCTAATAAATTTAAAGCCGATACGGTAAATTCTGCTGTAATTAATGAAACTGCAGCAGCAAAATATGGACTGAAAAATCCTATTGGGCAAACCATTACAGGCAGTGGCGTTCCATATAAAATAGTTGGTGTAATTAAGGATTTTAAATCGCAAGGTTTTGAAAATGAAGTTCAACCCACCATTTACACCATCAATGATCCTCATGGAGATTATAAAACACAAATTATGGTTAAAATTGAGCAAAACCGGATGGCAGAGGCTCTGGCTGCATTAAAATCTCAATGGCCAAAAATTAATCCTCAAGACGGAGAAGATTTTAGATATGAGTTTTTAGATGAACTTTATGGCAAACTTTTCAAAAAACAAGAGCAATTACAATCGGTATTTTTTGCAGCAGCGATACTTACCATTTTAATCGCAATGTTGGGCCTATTTGCCTTTGCAAAATACATCACGTCTATTAGAATAAAAGAAATCGCAGTGCGAAAAATTTTGGGCGCAAACGATTTACAAATCTTTAAGTTAATTAACATTTCATTTTTTGTAATGGTGATGATTGCCAATCTAATCAGTTGGCCACTAGCTTACATTTTAACCCAAAAATGGCTAGAAACTTTTGCCTATAGAATCGAAATGCCTGTTTTACCTTTTGTGTTTAGCGCAATCATCACCATATCATTAACCATTATAACAGTAAGTATACAAGCTAGAAATGCTGTAAAAGCAAATCCAGTAGATGCATTGAAATACGAATAA
- a CDS encoding ABC transporter permease, which translates to MFKLNLKIALRNLWKYKGYTAINVFGLSIGLASCILIFIFVRYETSFDKGYNDGDRIYRIVSSWKYQDGNEFFSQGVPLPLPAAVRSDFSQFEKVAAIVQSGGIIKVKPLAGKAEVKKSEQVFYAEPSFFEIFDYNWLAGNPNQSLAAPNTVVLSEKAANTYFGDWRKAMGNTLNFDNKKDFKVTGIIKDNPQNSSFPLEIVFSHASFSTKNSKEWGSVSSSWECYVLLKKGVLLSDLDKPLQQFLNKYENDKDAPGKISHIFQPLKAVHHNDDYGNFANKYMPYKQLIGLLIIGLFLLLTACINFINLATAQAISRSKEVGVRKVMGSRRKQLITQFLSETALITLIALLLACVISELTLPKMENLFGGDVTFSLFGHPIIFVFLLGLLVVVSFLAGLYPALIMSGFSPALAIKNKVAANAGGVGLRKTLVVVQFAITAILIIGTLVVIKQMSFIRNKSLGFDTQAISLLSLPQDSLSQQKFDGFKERLASIKGVKSISFCSAAPSSDNNNETSFTYNSSKSADFQANVKTADESYFKTFGLQFIAGRPISKSDTIKEFVVNETLVKKLNIKNPQEVIGKIMKLWGGTGPIVGVVKDFNNYSLHEKIAPIAIFSRKTRYSSVAIKLEATDMGNTMKQVESTFNTVFPDYVYENNFFDENLKGFYETEQITGTLFKVFATVVIFISFIGLFGLISFVATQRTKEIAIRKVLGASNIELIKMLNSSFLWMVLIANMVAWPVAYIFVKNWLAGFEYRIDLSIWPFVFAMLISMSITIITVTLRSYRAAKANTIDALKYE; encoded by the coding sequence ATGTTTAAACTAAATCTAAAAATCGCATTGCGTAACCTTTGGAAATACAAAGGATATACTGCCATAAATGTTTTCGGTCTATCCATAGGCTTGGCCAGCTGCATTCTCATCTTCATTTTTGTGAGATACGAAACAAGCTTTGATAAAGGCTATAACGATGGCGATAGAATTTATCGCATAGTTTCTTCATGGAAATATCAAGATGGAAACGAGTTTTTCTCTCAAGGCGTGCCTCTACCTTTACCAGCCGCGGTTAGGAGTGATTTTTCGCAATTTGAAAAAGTTGCAGCCATTGTGCAAAGTGGTGGTATTATTAAAGTAAAACCATTGGCAGGCAAAGCCGAAGTAAAAAAATCAGAACAAGTATTTTATGCAGAGCCATCATTTTTCGAAATATTCGATTATAATTGGTTAGCGGGTAATCCAAACCAATCTTTAGCAGCGCCAAATACTGTAGTGCTATCAGAAAAAGCAGCAAATACTTATTTCGGCGATTGGCGCAAGGCAATGGGCAATACTTTAAATTTCGATAATAAAAAAGATTTTAAGGTAACCGGTATAATAAAAGACAATCCTCAAAATAGCAGTTTCCCATTAGAAATTGTTTTTAGTCACGCCAGCTTTAGTACAAAGAATAGTAAAGAATGGGGCTCTGTTTCTAGCAGTTGGGAGTGCTATGTTTTATTAAAAAAGGGTGTTTTGCTTAGCGATTTAGATAAACCATTACAACAATTTTTAAATAAATACGAGAATGATAAAGATGCTCCAGGTAAAATTAGTCACATTTTTCAGCCATTAAAAGCTGTACATCATAATGATGATTATGGGAATTTTGCCAATAAGTATATGCCTTACAAACAACTTATTGGTTTGTTAATTATTGGTTTGTTCTTGCTTTTAACGGCTTGCATCAATTTTATTAATTTGGCAACTGCACAAGCCATTAGCAGAAGCAAAGAAGTTGGTGTCCGTAAAGTAATGGGAAGCAGACGCAAACAATTGATTACGCAATTTTTAAGTGAAACAGCATTGATAACACTTATAGCTTTGTTGTTAGCATGTGTTATATCAGAATTAACTTTGCCAAAAATGGAAAACCTGTTTGGTGGTGATGTTACTTTTAGTCTTTTTGGTCACCCGATTATTTTTGTGTTTTTATTAGGCTTATTGGTAGTGGTCAGTTTTTTGGCAGGATTATATCCAGCCTTAATCATGTCGGGTTTTAGCCCAGCCTTAGCCATAAAAAATAAGGTTGCAGCAAACGCTGGAGGAGTCGGTTTGCGTAAAACTTTAGTGGTTGTGCAATTTGCAATTACAGCAATCTTAATTATTGGAACTTTAGTAGTGATTAAGCAAATGAGTTTCATTCGCAATAAATCACTTGGCTTTGATACACAGGCCATATCATTGCTAAGCTTACCTCAAGATAGCTTAAGTCAACAAAAGTTTGATGGATTTAAAGAAAGATTAGCCAGTATTAAAGGCGTAAAAAGTATTAGTTTTTGCTCCGCAGCTCCATCTTCTGATAATAATAACGAAACTAGTTTTACCTATAATAGTTCTAAAAGTGCAGATTTTCAAGCTAATGTTAAAACTGCAGATGAGTCTTATTTTAAAACTTTTGGGTTGCAATTCATAGCTGGGAGACCAATATCAAAAAGTGATACCATTAAGGAGTTTGTGGTGAACGAAACACTTGTAAAGAAATTAAATATCAAAAACCCTCAGGAAGTTATTGGTAAGATCATGAAACTTTGGGGCGGTACTGGCCCCATCGTAGGGGTGGTTAAAGACTTTAACAATTATTCCCTTCACGAAAAAATAGCGCCTATTGCCATATTCTCTAGAAAAACTAGATATTCAAGTGTGGCTATAAAATTAGAAGCAACAGATATGGGTAATACAATGAAACAAGTTGAAAGCACTTTCAACACCGTTTTTCCAGACTATGTTTACGAAAATAATTTCTTCGATGAAAACTTAAAAGGCTTTTATGAAACTGAGCAAATTACGGGAACGCTTTTCAAGGTTTTTGCCACTGTGGTAATTTTTATCTCGTTTATTGGCCTATTTGGGTTGATTTCCTTTGTAGCAACCCAACGTACCAAAGAAATTGCTATTCGCAAGGTTTTAGGTGCATCAAACATAGAATTAATCAAAATGCTAAACAGTTCGTTTTTATGGATGGTTTTAATAGCAAACATGGTGGCTTGGCCTGTAGCTTATATTTTCGTTAAAAACTGGTTGGCAGGATTCGAATATCGAATTGATTTAAGCATTTGGCCTTTTGTTTTTGCAATGCTAATCTCAATGTCGATAACAATTATAACAGTTACATTAAGAAGTTATAGAGCGGCAAAAGCCAATACAATTGATGCGTTGAAATACGAATAA
- a CDS encoding ABC transporter ATP-binding protein, whose translation MIELKNIEKYYANKGVKSYILRHVTTSIKQGEFVSIMGPSGAGKSTLLNILGMLEEPTYGEYHFMGEDVTAMKERQRIELYRNHIGFVFQAYHLIDEMTVAENIEAPLLYKKIPSSERKSRIADILDRFNMVAKKDLFPNQLSGGQQQLVGIARALVAQPSIILADEPTGNLQSAQAEQIMDLFKKLNQEEGITILQVTHSEKNAQYGNRILTIEDGVIKEDVSVNG comes from the coding sequence ATGATTGAACTTAAAAACATAGAAAAATACTACGCTAACAAAGGAGTAAAGAGCTACATCCTTCGTCACGTAACAACAAGTATTAAACAAGGAGAATTTGTTTCCATTATGGGGCCTTCTGGTGCCGGAAAATCAACTTTGTTAAATATTTTAGGAATGCTAGAGGAACCCACTTATGGCGAATATCATTTTATGGGCGAAGATGTAACTGCAATGAAAGAGCGCCAAAGAATCGAATTGTATCGTAACCACATTGGTTTTGTTTTTCAAGCATACCATTTAATTGATGAGATGACAGTTGCCGAAAATATTGAAGCTCCGTTACTGTACAAAAAAATCCCTTCATCAGAACGTAAAAGTCGCATTGCGGATATTTTGGATCGATTTAATATGGTTGCTAAAAAAGATTTATTTCCAAATCAATTATCGGGTGGTCAACAGCAACTAGTTGGTATTGCTAGAGCTCTGGTTGCACAACCATCAATTATTTTGGCTGATGAACCGACTGGAAACTTACAATCTGCACAAGCAGAGCAGATAATGGATTTGTTTAAAAAGTTAAATCAGGAGGAAGGAATCACTATTCTTCAGGTTACACACTCGGAGAAAAATGCGCAATATGGAAACAGAATTTTAACTATAGAAGATGGGGTGATAAAGGAAGACGTTTCAGTTAACGGTTAA
- a CDS encoding ABC transporter permease, whose product MLKLNLKIAFRNIWKYKATNTIKLFGLVVGLSTVIVLISYVMYELSYDRENPNADRVYRIHLIDKAENTERSSSPLGFAQVLMENIPEIEHASRLQANPLEINVGRNEFPVELNMANLSYFDIFGIKIVQGNKSALSLPNTIAISEKLAKIFFPNKSAIGQFVTVKHPVPQQIVAVMQDLPEASHFKGNVFANIKEEEPFKWYGYRLSSEYILLKKGASIETVEQKLRSLSKQYQVPEHYRVKFMPVTKIHLYSHTDTEIETNSDVKYIYIFCTMAFFILFIALINFINLTVSASLKRGKEIGIKKVMGASVKQLRVQFLSESYIYFVVATFLAMVISYDLVPMFSDKLGIAIDLKTVFNIKSMLAVSALIILSGFLAGFYPAIILSRLMPVKTLKGNVNTSTSSFSLKKSLIVIQFAVSAFLIVCTLVIYSQLNFISNKKLGFDKDHVLMAESKKGFWQGYDDKYESFKNDLLRYKGIESISLSTFNLGESYREVSEWTDKKDSTKTVQTAMIFSDFDFIKTLNLELVKGRIFSNQYGVDRAKYSSSPEKGQSKEALEKSQLSRPIILNQTAETELKLAGQLNKTLNLPGLKGTIIGVVKDFNGMSLHSKVTPMALYVEPNSNAGHTYIKIDPLEIKSVKRAIETVWRKYFTIPAPEFSFLDDHLEKLYLEEMRLGSVFISFAGIAIILCCIGLFGMVYFDLEQRTKEIAVRKILGASAKDLLALLNSGFVKMIIIANIIVWPFAYYLIKEWLNGFYYRIELSYQPFLVGLLICLTLTILTVSIQAIKTLKKSPVDALKYE is encoded by the coding sequence ATGTTAAAACTCAACCTTAAAATTGCATTCAGAAATATCTGGAAATATAAGGCAACAAATACCATTAAATTGTTTGGTCTTGTTGTTGGATTAAGCACTGTAATTGTTTTGATTTCTTATGTGATGTATGAGCTTTCCTACGATAGAGAAAATCCGAATGCCGACCGTGTGTATAGAATCCACTTGATAGATAAAGCTGAAAATACAGAACGGTCAAGCAGTCCGCTAGGTTTTGCGCAAGTGTTGATGGAAAATATTCCCGAAATTGAGCATGCCTCAAGATTACAGGCAAATCCATTAGAGATTAACGTGGGAAGAAATGAATTTCCTGTTGAACTTAATATGGCCAATCTATCTTATTTTGACATATTCGGAATAAAAATAGTGCAAGGAAATAAAAGTGCATTGTCGCTACCGAATACAATAGCGATATCTGAAAAATTGGCTAAAATATTTTTTCCAAATAAAAGTGCAATTGGCCAGTTCGTAACTGTCAAACACCCTGTTCCACAGCAAATTGTGGCTGTAATGCAAGATTTACCAGAAGCTTCACATTTTAAGGGTAATGTATTTGCGAATATCAAAGAAGAAGAACCCTTTAAATGGTATGGATATAGGTTGTCATCAGAATATATTCTGTTAAAAAAAGGTGCTTCAATTGAAACAGTCGAACAAAAATTAAGGTCACTTAGCAAGCAATACCAGGTTCCTGAACACTATCGTGTTAAATTTATGCCAGTAACTAAAATTCACCTTTATTCGCATACTGATACTGAGATAGAGACAAACAGTGATGTAAAATATATCTATATTTTTTGCACAATGGCGTTTTTTATTCTTTTTATAGCACTCATTAATTTCATCAACCTAACTGTATCAGCATCTTTAAAGAGAGGAAAGGAAATTGGCATTAAGAAAGTGATGGGAGCATCGGTAAAACAACTTCGTGTTCAATTCTTGAGCGAAAGTTACATCTATTTTGTTGTTGCTACTTTTCTTGCCATGGTTATTAGCTACGATTTAGTGCCTATGTTTAGTGATAAGTTGGGGATAGCTATTGATTTAAAGACTGTTTTTAATATCAAATCAATGCTTGCTGTATCTGCCCTAATTATCTTGTCAGGTTTTTTAGCAGGATTTTATCCAGCAATTATTCTGTCTCGATTAATGCCTGTTAAAACCTTAAAGGGAAATGTTAACACATCAACTAGTTCTTTTAGTTTAAAAAAATCGCTCATTGTGATTCAGTTTGCAGTATCTGCATTTTTAATTGTATGCACGCTGGTTATTTATAGTCAACTTAATTTTATTAGCAATAAAAAATTGGGCTTCGATAAGGATCATGTCTTGATGGCCGAATCGAAAAAAGGTTTTTGGCAAGGCTATGATGATAAATACGAAAGCTTTAAGAATGATTTGTTAAGGTATAAAGGTATTGAATCTATATCACTTTCTACTTTTAATCTGGGCGAAAGCTATCGTGAAGTATCTGAGTGGACAGATAAAAAGGACTCTACAAAGACCGTTCAAACTGCTATGATTTTCAGCGATTTTGACTTCATCAAAACACTAAATCTTGAACTGGTAAAGGGAAGAATATTTTCCAATCAATATGGCGTAGATAGAGCTAAATATTCATCTTCGCCAGAAAAAGGGCAGTCGAAAGAAGCGCTTGAAAAAAGTCAATTGTCTCGGCCAATCATACTGAACCAAACCGCAGAAACGGAACTTAAGCTTGCTGGCCAGCTTAATAAAACTTTAAATCTGCCAGGTTTAAAAGGAACTATAATTGGGGTGGTAAAAGATTTTAATGGCATGTCGCTACATTCGAAAGTTACGCCAATGGCATTGTATGTAGAACCTAATAGTAATGCTGGGCATACTTATATTAAAATTGACCCACTGGAAATAAAAAGTGTAAAAAGAGCAATTGAAACTGTATGGAGAAAGTATTTTACAATACCAGCTCCCGAATTCTCATTTTTGGATGACCATTTAGAAAAGCTCTATCTAGAAGAGATGCGTTTAGGCAGTGTGTTTATATCCTTTGCCGGTATTGCAATTATATTATGCTGTATTGGTTTGTTTGGAATGGTTTATTTTGATTTAGAGCAACGAACAAAGGAAATAGCTGTTCGTAAAATATTAGGTGCTTCTGCTAAGGATTTACTGGCTTTGTTAAATAGCGGTTTCGTTAAAATGATTATTATCGCCAACATCATTGTTTGGCCTTTTGCATATTATCTAATTAAAGAATGGTTAAATGGGTTTTATTACCGAATTGAGTTGAGTTATCAACCTTTTTTAGTAGGCCTATTAATTTGCTTAACCCTTACCATTTTAACAGTTTCGATACAGGCAATTAAGACCTTGAAAAAATCACCAGTTGATGCACTTAAATACGAATAG